In Primulina huaijiensis isolate GDHJ02 chromosome 4, ASM1229523v2, whole genome shotgun sequence, the DNA window NNNNNNNNNNNNNNNNNNNNNNNNNNNNNNNNNNNNNNNNNNNNNNNNNNNNNNNNNNNNNNNNNNNNNNNNNNNNNNNNNNNNNNNNNNNNNNNNNNNNNNNNNNNNNNNNNNNNNNNNNNNNNNNNNNNNNNNNNNNNNNNNNNNNNNNNNNNNNNNNNNNNNNNNNNNNNNNNNNNNNNNNNNNNNNNNNNNNNNNNNNNNNNNNNNNNNNNNNNNNNNNNNNNNNNNNNNNNNNNNNNNNNNNNNNNNNNNNNNNNNNNNNNNNNNNNNNNNNNNNNNNNNNNNNNNNNNNNNNNNNNNNNNNNNNNNNNNNNNNNNNNNNNNNNNNNNNNNNNNNNNNNNNNNNNNNNNNNNNNNNNNNNNNNNNNNNNNNNNNNNNNNNNNNNNNNNNNNNNNNNNNNNNNNNNNNNNNNNNNNNNNNNNNNNNNNNNNNNNNNNNNNNNNNNNNNNNNNNNNNNNNNNNNNNNNNNNNNNNNNNNNNNNNNNNNNNNNNNNNNNNNNNNNNNNNNNNNNNNNNNNNNNNNNNNNNNNNNNNNNNNNNNNNNNNNNNNNNNNNNNNNNNNNNNNNNNNNNNNNNNNNNNNNNNNNNNNNNNNNNNNNNNNNNNNNNNNNNNNNNNNNNNNNNNNNNNNNNNNNNNNNNNNNNNNNNNNNNNNNNNNNNNNNNNNNNNNNNNNNNNNNNNNNNNNNNNNNNNNNNNNNNNNNNNNNNNNNNNNNNNNNNNNNNNNNNNNNNNNNNNNNNNNNNNNNNNNNNNNNNNNNNNNNNNNNNNNNNNNNNNNNNNNNNNNNNNNNNNNNNNNNNNNNNNNNNNNNNNNNNNNNNNNNNNNNNNNNNNNNNNNNNNNNNNNNNNNNNNNNNNNNNNNNNNNNNNNNNNNNNNNNNNNNNNNNNNNNNNNNNNNNNNNNNNNNNNNNNNNNNNNNNNNNNNNNNNNNNNNNNNNNNNNNNNNNNNNNNNNNNNNNNNNNNNNNNNNNNNNNNNNNNNNNNNNNNNNAAAAAAAAATCAACCGTTGTATATAGAAAGAGTTGTAATTTATGCCCGAAGGCTGaaggaaaattgaaaataattacaaTCCTGTTCAATCTACGTCTACTGGAGTGGATTGCTCTCCGGCCTCTTCAGGATCCTTCTCGGCCTCCTTGGCAGCAGCATCGTCCTTGGGAAGGGAATCGATGGCCTTATCTATATCCGGGAAGCCCTCCTTATTTGATGGGATTAGGCCTTCTTCCTCAAACTGCTCCTGGCATTTCTGAAAGCCGACTTTGAAGTAGTGGTAAGACTTGTCTTCAACAGCCGCTTGAAATTCCGAAGAGTGAAGGAAGACGGTTCGCCATTCCTCTTGAGTCAGTTGCAGGAGCCTAAGCCTATCCTCTGCAGCAACGGCCCGATGCTGCTGTATGTTGGCTTCATCCTCAAGGTAGCCAACTCGGGACTCAAGGAGGGCAATCCGCCTCCCAAGCTCCTCTTCCCGGGCTACACTTTCATCCCGTGCAATCTGGGCAGAGGCCAATTGTTGATCTAGGGAAGCTTGGAGACCGGCCGTTTTATCCTCGTAAATTTTTCGAGCCCGAGCAAGCTCCCCTTGAAGTTGATCATTGATTTCTTGAGCAGTCCGGGCTTGCTGCCCCTTTTTCGTGGCCACTACGGCCACCTCCTCAAACGCCGAGATAATCATATGAGCCGCCTATAAAagagaagttaaaaaaaaacaaaaacaaaaacaaaaaagagaaaaaagagaAGGGGGAGGGCAGCAAACGAGCAactaagaaagaaaaagaagggaTAAAACTTACAGATAGGAGCCGGTTTGATCCCTCCAAAAATCTAACACTGGCGGGACTGCTCTTCAAAAGTGCCTCCTCAGCAGGATTGAGTATCTGCTTAAGGCGCATGACGCCAGTAGAAGTGGCCCCCTCAAAAAAGATATTGGCCTGAGGAGGCTGATCAGATGGAGGAAGCTCCTGACCGGGTGCTTCAGCGGAAGGAGGACGGAGGGGAGGGCATTGGGCCGATCGGGAGGTTCCTTGGCCATCCTCAGGGAGATCTTCGAGAACAACTAGCTCGGGGTCCGCAGCAGCTTTTCGTTTCCTCTGACTGAGAGGAATGAAATCTTCAGCCTCCTCCAAAGTCTCAGTCATTACCCGGGAAGTGCTACCCTGGACAGCTTCTGTTTTCTGGACTGCCTCCTCCGCAGCCCGCTGCTTTTCTTTTTCCACAGCTGCTCGACGAGCTGCTATTTCTTTTTCTCGGGCCGCCTTCTCGGCTGCCCGCTTCTTGGAAAAGGCCGCCTGCATCTTGGGATTATCTATATAAAGAGGAATAGGGTGGTGAGGAAttagataaatataaataaagaacAAGAGATAAGAGAAGGGAAGAGAGATGCATTACCAGGGTGAGAACCCGAGCCCGCAACTTCGTCGATTACTCGGTCCAGAGGGTCCTCGGCCCGGGCGCTCAACCCGTACGCTATCAGGTTCTCAGGGGAGATAAGGGGAGTGGAGGGATATTTTTTACCCTCTACTAATTGCTGGCTTATCAGGTATGGTTCTTCATACTTATAAGCCCTGGGAAGGGTAGGTTGTAGGGGTAGGGAAAGCAGAAAACCAGTTTGGCAAGAGAGAGGGGTCGGAAGTTGAAGAAAGAAatatcttcctttccatcctttCTAGGAAGAAGGGATGTCATCAAGGAAACGGGAATTGAACCGGGCCGTCAAGGAAAAAGCGTTATCCCCAAATCGGCAAGTGAAGTAATAGTGAAGGATAAGGGGAGTGATCAGAAGATTGTTCATTTTGAAAAGGACATAGGTCGAGGCCATAATTCTGAAAGAATTAGGATGGAGTTGGTTGATAGGTACACCAAAAAACATAGCAACCTCGATATAAAAAGAAGGGAGGGGGAATCGGAGACCATTTCTAACTTGATCCCGAAAAAAAGTAGTATAGCCGGGTGGAGGATTATCTGCCCGATCAGAAGGACCGGGgattagaatgggaaaagtggAGGGGATAGAGCCCAGAGCCCGGAGATCTTCTTCGGCCCCCGAGCGTAGAGTGCTACTCATGGAGGAGAACCAGGGAACTCCTGGGGTCTCGGAAGAAAGAGAGCTCCAGACCCGGGCTTTACCCTTACCCTTGCTCTTTGCAAGAGCTCGGGCATGGCTCGAAGAGGAGGGTTTGGAAGAGACTAGTGTCGTTTGGAAAATTGAGGGTTTCTTAGGAGGTCGAGTAATAGAGCGGCGAGGCGGAGAAGGAGAGGAATCAGAGCGCAGCGCGGTGGACTCATAACTAGGCGAGCCTCGCGCATTGGCTCTTGAAGTCGAAGAAGTAGATGCAGACATAATTTGAAGGACAAACttacgagttttttttttgaagaagacGGTGGAGGATCGTCGGAGCGCAGGGGTTTGTGCGCGGAGGAACTTCAAGGGAAAAattcgcaagggcttcgccgagATTTCAAATTTGTGAGTGTTTTTTCCGAAAATAggaggcctaatatatataggctGTGGGAACGGATCTCGGCCGTCGATCCAAACACACTTGGACGATCAGAATGCACCCCGAAAAGTGTGCCGGTGTACGAAAGGACACACGCAATTATTAAAATGTCAGACTTATCGGTTCTTTGTAAGGCGAAACGTTCCTGACCGTTGGAATGAAAGGGCACACGTCATTTTGACACCTCATCAACAACCCGGGAGATTTAAGAAACCTACGCCTCATGTTAACCCCGGGAGATATCAAGCCCCGGAATCTTATTATCATCCCGAGAGATTTAAGGCCCCGGTACTCTAGTTAAAATCCAACATTTTATTTTGAACCCGGGTGGTGTGAGAACCCGGCATTTCATTTTAAAGCCCAGAATTCattggaagaagaagaaaaagaattacatctactaaaattttattgaggaaataatctgtgccacgttacagcagctagttcagaatctacagaatcctgccactcaactatccaattattcagttcatggattcttaaactagtgaaggattcggcagaggaaatcttctttagctgatgccactccttccatagcattgcatgcaAGAGAACTTCGTcagttgctagctctgtaacgtggttgacatcaaattgttgtttgtatcttctcgctactgcCCTCTGGGAACGAGTAAGTGCCAAACCATGTTGAAAGgaattctggagatcttgaatcttgaaccatgaagacataaccttcaccgagatatattcttcaatagttttcttcaagtcttccagataaggaagcatctcatctgtgacaatggcgtgcgtactgctacaagcggtagactcactcgaactcggcatattggattattgttcttatttcactttcatcgtcttatttatagacaggtggtatttaatgttgaagaaggtGGACAGCCGGGTGCTAGCTtaaacgttttttatttatgaagaaagatGGGGCTACAAGTATCAATGTATCGGAATTAAAAAATTCTTGGAACGAGGAATGATATGAATGCGAAGCGTGTGTCATAATAACGTCTCTTGGAATACTCGAGAAGAGTAACCGACAGAGCACCGTACTCAGAGCCCGGGAGGCTAGAGTCCCGGGCATTTCAAGAAAATCCCGGGAGATGTTAAGGTTTAGCATTGTGATTTTATCAATTAACCTTGTACCACTCGCGGTATATATGCATCAACCGATAAACTTAAAAGATTACAGCAAAATAACGACAGAGACAGGCTTCAATTAGTATTCTATTCAACCATAGACATTAGCGCGTACTACATCATCGTATTCTTCCTCTACAGCgattatccatattttcacccAAGCAGATAAaggtccggtggaagtcttcaGGAAGCTGTTTGAATCAGCAATACGCTTaaggatctttatttctttccgaagcattaattagtagatacgaccatctgtaaagacgtctacccactcagctatatgcaagtgctctcgcactctcctcagtttagcaaccaggctaggagtgatagcttctccagaatcataaagaagtttcagcccctgaagctcttcccagtagtcaatcattgcgtgaaacacttcatcttccatagtagATTTTCGAATCTCTAGAGCGGATTCCTTTAAGGCTTCGGTCATACTCGGAGTTTTCGAACTACTTGCACCAGCCATTGTGTTTCCTGGATGACAGTTTGTTAGTACGATTGAAAAATGGGTGAATGGCTATGTATAGGAGGAAGGGACTAATCACAGCCGTTGATTGTAAATGCACGAACGACTAAGATGGGCCAAGAGTTGAAAAGACGTGTACGGTTATCAAGGCGTCAGACTTATCCACTTCTCGAAATACGAAACGTCTTTTAAGCGGGAATTTGTGCAATGACGCGTGTCATCGTGGTAGTATCGACAGGGCCCAAGAATGTTAAACAATAAGTTATTATGAATCCAGGGGACAGAAGTTCTCAGCATTTCATCTCATctatgggatatttgaagactTCAATTTGGTGCACTGTTCATTATCTTtgactgatcgggacagcgagtcaagctctagcccgtctattttagggatgggtggtgatacccccataaggatccgggtcgagtcgttgccataaggatccgggtcgattgACGACCCGGACACTATTAAGAGCCCGAGCACTGCATGTTTCCCAAGGATTCTTCGAACAGCCTGGTCTCCCGCGCAATaatcgcccgagctctcatataagtacccgggtaatcaattgcccgagatacctcgagaattgaaccatactcaagtatgattgatacaggacgtctaatctgtcagaacaacttgggtttggagtgtcctaaaagtcatcagaagatagggtatggacagccgacctaccatacttagtaggtagcactggaatcaaggtacctacctcatcttctactataaataacaggtataaatgtcatttaccgattctgaaatctttgaactcttaagcattatacatattttctcccaaatattgcttgtgttcatcttcaacctgctgacttaagcatcggagtggccacgccggacacccctccggcgcccattcacgagtttctttcattgtttgcaggtgctattgaagccattaccttcactcaaattccctaaaaactataaattattgatttgacccgttggagctccttacccggctcatccatttcaacgaagtcacatcaaTAGGAATCAAAATCAAATCAGCAAATAATGTTTTCTCGTTCACTTGAATAGGACAATCTCTAACCACACTTGTTGGGCAAATCACATCTCCAGACTGATGTATAATAATAAACTGTAGAGGTTCAAATATAGGTACAATACCCAATGATCTCATgaaaatttcaaacataaagGAATGTGTAGCTCCAGTATCAATTAAAGTAAGAGCTACTTTGCCTGAAATTAGAACATTACCTGATATAACCGACGTATCAGGATTAACACCCTCTTTGTTCAAAGAGAAAATGCGTCCTTGGACTCGTCCTCGGCCTGAAGATTTGGTGCAATTGATGGCAATATGACCTGCACCTCCACATCTATAACATTTGTTTGTCCCTACAAAGCATTCACCCTTGTGTGGCTTGCTGCATTTGCGACATAAAGGCCTATTCGTCTTAGACTGAACCACAGGAGCTTTACCTAGATGttcttcttttccttttcctttgtttcCCCCTTTCCGACTTTGATTCGAAGCCTGCTCCATAAATCTAGCTATCCCCTCTAGTACTCGGGTAGCTGGGTCTCTTGGTGGTGGTGCTGGTGGTGGTGGTCCTCTGCCAcctccaggaatctcatcttgTCTCTCGGTACTGGGagcacgtctgggaggcatatctgaatacagtccaatTTCTAAATGTAACCCATCATGCcattaatctattttttttttaaataataaatcctTAAATTGTAAAAACAACACTAGTGCCCCCTATGGTGAAGAACTCAGTCTAATAAAGCCCTTATTTAACAGCTCTTGCAATTGgttctttcattctttcatttcagtcggTGCCattcgataaggagctttagaaTAGGAGCAGTATCATGTACAACATCAATGACAAACTCGACTTCTCTGTCGGGTAGCAACCCCGGCAAATCATCAGCAAAGACATCCGCATATTCTCGAACAATTTCAATATCATTCACTTCCACATTATATTTCTTACTCACATCCATGATTGACGCCAAAAATCCCTGACACCCCTTAACCAACATCTTATTCACCTTCaagcaagaaataaaagaagtgtCAAGCAAAATACCTGAATGCTTGAAAACCCTGCGGTCACCTTCTTCTGTCGGAAATCGTACTGtcttttcaacacaataaattacTGCACGATAcgatgatagccaatccataccAAAAATAACATCAAACTCTATCATAGGAATCAAAATCAAATCAGCAAATAATGTTTTCTCGTTCACTTGAATAGGACAATCTCTAACAACACTTGTTGGGCAAATCACATCTCCCGACTGATGTATAATATTAAACTGTAGAGGTTCAAATATAGGTACAATACCCAATGATCTCATgaaaatttcaaacataaagGAATGTGTAGCTCCAATATCAATTAAAGTAAGAGCTACTTTGCCTGAAATTAGAATATTACCTGATATAACCGACGTATCAGGATTAACACCCTCTTTGTTCAAAGAGAAAATGTGTCCTTGGACTCGTCCTCGGCCTGAAGATTTGGTGCAATTGATGGCAATATGACCTGCACCTCCACATCTATAACATTTGTTGGTCCCTACAAAGCATTCACCCTTGTGTGGCTTGCTGCATTTTGGACATAAAGGCCTATTCGTCTTAGACTGAACCACAGGAGCTTTACCTAGATGttcttcttttccttttcctttgtttcCCCCTTTCCAACTTTGATTCGAAGCTTGGCTCTTTTGATTAAAGCTCTGTCTTCTCAATTGCCTTTTGTTCTCAATATCTTTCTCGTCCTGTTCTTCTAAAAGAGCTTTCTTCACGATCTCTTTGTACGTTGTGGCCTTAGACATTCTGACATCACTCTTGATCTCGGCTCTCAAGCCTCTCATGAAGTGTTTCCCTCGATCTTTGTCATTCAAAGCAATAAAAGGAACAAACAGACATCCTTTTTTGaacttcaatatataatcattcACATTCAAGTTGCCCtgctttagttccaagaaatccTTCACTTTCTGTGTCTTGACATCCGTGGAGAAATATTTGTCATAAAATAACTCCTTCAACTCATTCCATTGGAGGGTTTGAACGTTGATGGCTACCTTCGTGGCTTCCCACAAAATGCGTGCAGCCTTGGTCAGAAGAAACACTGAACAACTAACTCGATCATTAACCTCAAAGTGCAGGTAGTCAAAGATTGCTTCAATAGCTTTAACCCATTCCATTGCTGCAATAGGATCCACACTTCCCATGAACTCAGGTGGATTCAATCTTTTAAATCTGTCATACGCTCCCTCTGAACTGGGCTCTTGTCTCAAAAGGCCTCTACCTCTCCCTTGTACCGGGTTCTGCAATCTCAATAACTGTTGGATATGTTCTACATGAACTTTGGCTTGCTCCTTGAGCAACTTACTAAACTCATCAACAACTCGTGATGAGGATCTATCTTCTCCCTTTGCAGCTTTCCTCTTAGGTGGCATCTCCTACATTGCATCTcagtttaaaatcattttaaattatcttTATACAATTAAAGATACTTATCATCATATCAGTACATCAATGAGATGCATAAATATACATACCGAAGTGTCGCAAACAGAAGAAGTCATGTGCCAAATCATTGGTCCCAAAAacatttgctctgataccactaaatgtaacacccttacccgttttaaaataaataaactctgtaatgcggaagaattaaaataGACTTGGAGGAAAGTATGAGCTTTAAAAATTTTGGCTGAGTTTCCTCGTAAAAAGAACTTGCCAACTGTCTGAAGcaaaatattacaaataatGTCAATAAAACCATATTCCAtataacaatcaaaatatttatattaataaccaAAAGTAGCAACTGACGTTATCAAAAACCATTACAAATCAAGTTCGCACCTCAAAATAACTTTTCCATTTTTACTACAAAATAtacttcattatcatttcctcCATGATTGGCACCggttcttcttcttctgtcTTGACACTCCGCCGTATCTATTTGTAACGACcctttacaggcccagtggaccgccgatacggcccactgccccgatcgacccaaggctatcccgatcttgggctccctctaaggggccttttccctcacgggctttccataggcgtcgatggtatacatgtacgtctcagtcaaaatcagtcacaGTACATGTCATTATGTTGATCAATTTCAGTCAAGTGGGTTTAGAATTACCATAAGTAACACCACAATACTATATAAccatcaagccataaaaacattgattgaatcattttatcaaacacgtgGTGTGCGTGCTAAAGAGGTAGCTCATTTACTTTGTCCTTGGCTTCAAATCCATTTATTTTCAATATGTCAgtacatacaatatacataatcaaTGATTTAAAGGAGCAAAAATTAATAGAAACTTCATTTATCAGATACATAGCTAATGAGATGCATTCAAAGGAAAAGTCTACTTACAACCAATACACAAGTGGTTGCTAAGCTCTTGAAGGATTTCTAcaacacaatcataataataataccatcaatcGTTATATTAACAACCTTATCTCAAcattcaaaccaaacaacccaaTATCTTGTTGGTacatcgtattctcgcacccaagacgcatcggaagtttaaaatttttgttcttgggcgtcgtgtgtttaaaaccattcatagggtgtttaaataattataccattGCATTCTTAACGCTAGACCCCAAACTATTCCTGTTTGAGGTGGATATAGCCCTTCTTGTAATTTCCTACGAACGTCTCTTCAAttttgatcgcctaattaggtccacgattaGAAACTTTGTTCCTctcttggattgcactagaaatcacaaacgatttgtgcgttgagactgtaTCCTCCGAATTTCTAAAATCCGGAGACGAAGCGGTGCGACGGTGGAAGACGAAAAAAAATTGGCCGAAACCTTTTTCCATTCAATTGAGTTTTGGCCGAGACATACATGATTCAAActcatgattttatgatatttttttcttaataaatcattaaccAAAATTATAGATTCTTAATCCATAATTAAGCAAATCATATTTGCTTTTAgccaaaatttttattccaTAAAAAACATGATGTGGCCGTGGCTTTCAAGGAAGAAAAGGAAGgaattttcttatgttttgtgtGAAAAATTATTCATCCCTCAACAATGAGCCCTAATGGTGtatttatagagtgagactcctaataTAATTAGAAGTCCCTCTACCACAAggactctaataatttcattatattttaattctcatattattaatatataatgtatttattaacctttaataatacattatataatattatcatatacacttattttatatcaccatataaaatatatacatgtatatatatataaaattaaataataattattttatttataaatttaatctttGATTAATTTAACTCAAGACTCCTCTAGAATTTTATGAGAAATTGCATGTTAGTAGCCACTACTACTAGCATCagcatttaattagtaaattctcaattcactaaataaatgatttcgaactcattataacaccgatcgacgatccgagagcgccGATATGTCCAGGATACAAATCtagttcatataatgaaaattgaaaatttcgaaaatcaaaattttcatttaccaatTTTGGAACTTACCATATATGACAGTTACCATATTTGTCTCCTTCCGTATTTAGCAATCATGtcaacttccatttcttccactacaacaaaaatgccttttcgcagcgcgcataTGGGCTTTTTCGCAGCGCGCATTGCACGCTGCgaagttgcaagccgttgaaagttcaagattatccgcggcgtgcattCGCACGCTTTTAATAT includes these proteins:
- the LOC140974916 gene encoding uncharacterized protein yields the protein MPPKRKAAKGEDRSSSRVVDEFSKLLKEQAKVHVEHIQQLLRLQNPVQGRGRGLLRQEPSSEGAYDRFKRLNPPEFMGSVDPIAAMEWVKAIEAIFDYLHFEVNDRVSCSVFLLTKAARILWEATKVAINVQTLQWNELKELFYDKYFSTDVKTQKVKDFLELKQGNLNVNDYILKFKKGCLFVPFIALNDKDRGKHFMRGLRAEIKSDVRMSKATTYKEIVKKALLEEQDEKDIENKRQLRRQSFNQKSQASNQSWKGGNKGKGKEEHLGKAPVVQSKTNRPLCPKCSKPHKGECFVGTNKCYRCGGAGHIAINCTKSSGRGRVQGHIFSLNKEGVNPDTSVISGNILISGKVALTLIDIGATHSFMFEIFMRSLGIVPIFEPLQFNIIHQSGDVICPTSVVRDCPIQVNEKTLFADLILIPMIEFDVIFGMDWLSSYRAVIYCVEKTVRFPTEEGDRRVFKHSGILLDTSFISCLKVNKMLVKGCQGFLASIMDVSKKYNVEVNDIEIVREYADVFADDLPGLLPDREVEFVIDVVHDTAPILKLLIEWHRLK